Proteins co-encoded in one Papaver somniferum cultivar HN1 chromosome 5, ASM357369v1, whole genome shotgun sequence genomic window:
- the LOC113277658 gene encoding glucan endo-1,3-beta-glucosidase 2-like — MGLLLLLFAVLSSSVVTAADEHERPIGFVLLAKNPANLTYCVARGVDQKILQEGLDWVCSQPNFTCSNLLPGHLCYEPNTVEAHASYAFNMYYYENLGRPESCGFNGAAWISTTNPSHGLCIFVGSRNGAKWICYFSTTWYFHWFTSTCKLFSCISITS; from the exons ATGGGTTTACTTCTTCTACTCTTTGCAGTATTATCATCATCAGTTGTTACAGCTGCCGATGAACATGAAC GTCCTATTGGGTTTGTTTTACTAGCGAAAAACCCTGCGAATTTGACCTACTGTGTGGCAAGAGGAGTGGATCAGAAGATCTTGCAGGAGGGTCTTGATTGGGTTTGTAGCCAACCAAATTTCACCTGTTCTAATTTGTTGCCGGGTCACCTATGTTATGAGCCTAACACCGTTGAAGCACATGCTTCATACGCATTCAACATGTATTACTACGAAAATCTGGGTCGACCTGAGTCTTGTGGCTTCAACGGAGCTGCTTGGATAAGCACAACAAACCCGAGCCACGGTCTTTGTATCTTCGTTGGAAGTAGGAATGGCGCCAAATGGATCTGCTATTTTTCCACCACCTGGTACTTCCATTGGTTCACCTCTACATGCAAGTTGTTTTCTTGTATCAGTATTACTAGTTAG
- the LOC113279332 gene encoding uncharacterized protein LOC113279332, producing MAPRGPNFTTEEDTMICRIHLAISQDSATGTDQPERVLWSRIKDKLEEALPCKPKHTWTSIQSRFQGISRQVSLYSAKVLEVDGEYHSGWNEVSRVEEIRKRFKESNGNKKFKHEECYEILKDSIKYSGRSTFVFDSGQEMEDSQSGEENADIEETIPGESSDDLDIGDIENTRKRQLGKKASKQLKKTGRAKSNAQEEMLEDILRSSKVSMNITKNNH from the exons ATGGCACCACGAGGTCCCAATTTTACAACAGAAGAAGATACAATGATATGTAGAATCCATTTAGCCATATCTCAAGATTCTGCTACCGGAACCGATCAACCAGAAAGAGTATTATGGAGTCGGATCAAAGATAAGTTGGAAGAAGCCCTGCCTTGTAAACCAAAACATACTTGGACTTCTATCCAGAGTCGATTTCAGGGAATCAGTAGACAGGTTTCACTTTATTCTGCAAAAGTGTTGGAAGTTGATGGTGAATATCATAGCGGATGGAATGAAGTCTCGAGG GTTGAAGAGATAAGAAAGCGATTCAAAGAAAGTAATGGtaacaaaaaatttaagcacgaagagtgctacgaaATTCTAAAAGATAGTATCAAATATTCAGGACGGTCGACGTTTGTGTTTGATTCAGGCCAAGAAATGGAAGATTCTCAGAGTGGTGAGGAAAACGCTGATATTGAGGAAACAATTCCAGGCGAGTCCAGTGATGATCTAGATATTGGAGATATAGAGAACACACGTAAGCGTCAGTTGGGGAAGAAAGCATCGAAACAActaaagaaaacagggagagcaaAATCCAATGCCCAGGAGGAAATGCTAGAGGATATATTAAGGAGCAGCAAAGTTTCAATGAACATTACAAAGAACAATCACTAA
- the LOC113277659 gene encoding protein MAINTENANCE OF MERISTEMS-like gives MLSRITSRFAQGKKMNNKKRKGKGPMEPEIDPNVGDLEVPDTGFDEDSEDETTPSVVSLDNYNCLEDSDKHASTDITYSSDPKFRYQHRGSLFSVIVYYKEITKHSPKIKYIIDKAGWGRLLAMEIGEASHPVIDYLVERWWDTTHTFHFPFGEMGFTPLDWVVLTGLSIGIGDDVPYNPVKYKFDYVREHVFPEIEEPLDYEDPPISGKKRPPAQWISDAITIKFLTTYFKEDILVAANLDDKLAEKVARAFFMYVLGNFFFSNAKNYIDAAWLAAFEDLNAVDMYDWGGPAFAKLYVALNASGRGQKSLSGPFQILEFWGYEYLGICRPCDPTSEEKWPRTSRWKAKKKTIDIVHCRNALNQLTADIVTWRPWESAIGVLDSDVGRRAVELSNKRVIFTWIGKNMWYLGERSWRQNHPTFGIPRNPPFKIGEVSHEKAKLVKEAGWVDANMFVKAVSYNMYLRYWRHVTNFHQFVTKVDWVVELHGVDGDRVKHLIQRPAQHVPIPPPQQLSYPEAYNLVQEHADFNRAFREFVLYETEDRMIRLKAKDEVIRGLAARNNYLEDQMQFRMQQTPRPPIGFGSFSETIPPAVWAPVSQASTMSSVNPHPRMTFIPPRQTPSHTPTDE, from the exons ATGTTGAGCAGAATAACGTCGAGATTTGCACAAGGAAAAAAGATGAATAATAAGAAACGCAAAGGTAAAGGTCCAATGGAGCCTGAAATAGACCCTAATGTTGGAGATTTGGAAGTTCCAGATACCGGGTTCGATGAAGATAGCGAAGATGAAACAACACCGTCCGTGGTATCCCTAGATAACTACAATTGCCTGGAAGATAGTGACAAACACGCTTCTACAGATATTACATATTCAAGCGATCCAAAATTCAGGTACCAACATCGTGGTTCACTCTTTTCGGTCATTGTTTATTATAAGGAGATAACAAAACATAGTCCAAAAATTAAATACATTATCGACAAGGCAGGATGGGGACGTTTATTAGCCATGGAAATAGGAGAAGCATCACACCCAGTGATTGATTATCTTGTTGAACGTTGGTGGGATACAACGCATACTTTTCACTTCCCTTTTGGTGAAATGGGATTCACGCCGCTTGATTGGGTAGTGTTGACAGGATTGAGTATTGGAATTGGGGATGATGTTCCGTATAACCCAGTCAAGTACAAATTTGATTATGTCCGTGAGCATGTTTTTCCAGAAATAGAAGAACCCTTAGATTATGAAGATCCCCCAATCTCTGGAAAAAAACGCCCCCCGGCACAGTGGATTTcagatgcaatcacaattaaattTTTGACTACGTATTTCAAAGAAGATATCTTGGTTGCAGCTAATTTGGATGACAAACTAGCAGAAAAAGTGGCGAGggccttttttatgtatgttttgggaaattttttcttttccaatgCAAAGAACTACATTGATGCGGcttggttagctgcttttgaggATCTAAATGCAGTTGATATGTATGACTGGGGTGGTCCTGCTTTTGCAAAATTGTATGTGGCACTCAACGCATCTGGTAGGGGACAGAAGTCATTATCTGGGCCgttccaaatattagag ttttggggatATGAATATCTGGGCATATGTAGACCGTGCGACCCAACTAGTGAAGAAAAATGGCCAAGAACTTCCCGGTGGAAAGCGAAGAAAAAGACTATCGATATTGTTCACTGTAGGAATGCGCTTAATCAGTTGACTGCAGACATCGTGACATGGAGACCGTGGGAATCCGCCAttggtgttcttgactctgatGTTGGTCGCAGGGCTGTGGAGCTTTCAAACAAAAGGGTTATATTTACTTGGATTGGCAAG AATATGTGGTACCTAGGAGAACGATCTTGGAGGCAAAATCATCCTACTTTTGGAATTCCTAGAAATCCACCATTTAAAATTGGCGAGGTCAGTCATGAGAAAGCAAAACTTGTGAAAGAAGCTGGATGGGTAGATGCAAATATGTTTGTGAAAGCTGTTTCATATAATATGTATCTGCGATATTGGCGACATGTAACTAACTTCCATCAATTCGTGACCAAAGTCGATTGGGTAGTTGAATTACACGGGGTTGATGGTGACCGTGTTAAACACCTTATTCAACGACCTGCTCAGCATGTACCtattccaccaccacaacaattATCATAC CCTGAAGCTTATAATCTAGTTCAAGAACATGCCGATTTTAATCGTGCGTTTCGCGAGTTTGTATTATATGAAACGGAAGACAGGATGATACGTTTAAAGGCAAAAGATGAAGTAATACGAGGCCTTGCAGCTCGTAACAATTACCTGGAGGATCAGATGCAATTCCGTATGCAACAAACGCCGCGTCCCCCTATTGGATTCGGCAGTTTTTCTGAAACTATCCCACCAGCGGTGTGGGCTCCAGTGAGTCAAGCATCAACAATGTCGTCTGTTAACCCCCATCCGAGAATGACGTTTATCCCACCACGGCAAACACCATCGCATACTCCTACTGATGAATAA